In Elephas maximus indicus isolate mEleMax1 chromosome 7, mEleMax1 primary haplotype, whole genome shotgun sequence, the following proteins share a genomic window:
- the LOC126081272 gene encoding olfactory receptor 8K3-like, protein MDKQNLTMLKEFILMGIIDRPELQAPFFGLFLIIYVISVVSNLGMIIITNMDSRLKTPMYFFLRHLAFIDLGHSTPVGPKMLVNFVVNQNIIPYIWCAIQLAFFIMFIISELFVLSAMAYDRYVAICNPLLYKIIMSQRVCWGLVVVPYLYSAFLSLLTTIKIFISSFCGYNVVSHFYCDSLPLLTLLCSSTHDVELMILISSAFNLVSSLLIVLVSYMLILAAILRMNSAEGRYKVFSTCGSHLTVVFVLYGTLFFTYVQPKSSHSFDTDKMASVFYTVVIPILNPLIYSLRNKEVKGALYRIWKNLCKSSI, encoded by the coding sequence atggataAGCAAAACCTAACAATGTTAAAGGAATTCATACTAATGGGGATCATAGACCGCCCTGAGCTCCAGGCTCCATTCTTTGGGTTGTTCCTCATCATCTACGTGATCTCAGTGGTGAGCAACTTGGGCATGATCATCATCACCAACATGGACTCCAGGCTAaaaacacccatgtacttttttctcagacatcTGGCTTTTATTGATCTTGGACATTCAACTCCTGTGGGGCCCAAAATGTTGGTAAATTTTGTAGTGAATCAAAATATAATCCCTTATATTTGGTGTGCTATACAGCTAGCTTTCTTCATAATGTTCATCATTAGTGAACTTTTTGTTCTGTCtgcaatggcctatgaccgctatgtggccatctgtaaccctctgctctacaaaATTATCATGTCTCAAAGAGTATGCTGGGGCCTGGTGGTAGTTCCCTATCTCTAcagtgcctttctctctcttctgaccacaataaagatttttatttcttctttctgtggTTATAATGTTGTcagtcatttctactgtgacagtCTTCCATTATTAACATTGCTGTGTTCAAGCACACATGATGTtgaactgatgatactgatcaGTTCAGCATTTAATTTGGTTTCATCCCTTCTGATAGTTCTTGTGTCCTACATGTTGATCCTTGCAGCCATTCTTAGGATGAACTCTGCAGAGGGGAGGTACAAGGTCTTCTCCACGTGTGGATCTCACCTGACAGTAGTATTTGTGTTATATGGGACTCTGTTCTTTACGTATGTGCAACCCAAATCCAGCCATTCCTTTGATACCGATAAGATGGCCTCTGTATTTTACACTGTGGTAATACCTATACTGAATCCCTTAATATATAGTTtgagaaacaaagaagtaaaaggtgCCTTGTATAGGATATGGAAAAATTTGTGCAAAAGTTCTATTTAA